Proteins from a genomic interval of Garra rufa unplaced genomic scaffold, GarRuf1.0 hap1_unplaced_004, whole genome shotgun sequence:
- the LOC141312727 gene encoding beta-parvin-like isoform X2: MAGLLCGTKKRKQVSDLQEEGKNAINAPLQYGSPELLPEDTLLEENAERTILDPTSREDLNFKDLQKVLIDWINSELEEDRIIVKDLEEDLYDGQVLQKLFEKLSGHKLNVAEVTQSEIGQKQKLQTVLEAVNGVLRPLEWNTEWSVDSIHSKNLVSIVYLLLALAIYYAAPIRLPEHVSVKVIVVKKKEGILQTTHVTKQLTSTTTEMMIGRSERDAFDTLLDHAPDKLNVVKTSLITFVNKHLNKLNLEVTELESQFADGVYLVLLMGLLENYFVPLYNFYLTPESFEQKVHNVSFAFELMQDGGLQKPKARPEDVVNLNLKSTLRVLYNLFTNYKNSE; encoded by the exons TGAGTGACCTTCAGGAAGAGGGTAAGAACGCCATCAACGCCCCCCTCCAGTATGGCAGCCCGGAGCTGCTCCCTGAGGACACGTTGCTTG AGGAAAATGCAGAGAGGACCATTCTAGACCCCACGTCCAGAGAAGACCTCAATTTTAAAGACCTCCAGAAG GTTCTCATTGACTGGATCAACAGTGAACTGGAGGAGGACCGAATCATCGTGAAGGATCTTGAGGAAGATCTGTATGATGGACAGGTGCTGCAGAAACTGTTTG AGAAGCTGTCGGGTCATAAGCTTAACGTGGCGGAGGTGACGCAGTCAGAGATCGGACAGAAGCAGAAACTGCAGACGGTTCTAGAAGCTGTTAATGGAGTTCTCAGACCGCTGGAATGGAACACAGAGTGGAGCGTCGACT CAATTCACTCTAAGAACCTGGTTTCCATCGTGTACCTGCTGCTGGCACTGGCCATCTACTACGCGGCTCCCATCCGCTTACCTGAACATGTGTCCGTCAAGGTGATTGTGGTCAAG AAAAAAGAGGGAATCCTGCAGACAACTCATGTGACCAAACAACTCACAAGTACCACAACAGA AATGATGATTGGAAGATCAG AGCGTGATGCTTTTGACACATTACTGGATCACGCACCTGACAAACTGAATGTTGTGAAAACG tcgctgATCACATTTGTGAATAAACACTTGAACAAACTGAACCTGGAGGTGACAGAGCTGGAATCACAG tttgcAGATGGTGTTTATCTGGTgttgctgatgggattgttgGAAAATTACTTTGTGCCGCTGTACAATTTCTACCTCACGCCAGAAAGCTTTGAACAGAAG GTGCATAATGTCTCATTTGCTTTTGAGCTCATGCAAGATGGTGGATTACAGAAGCCCAAAGCGCGACCAGAAG ATGTGGTGAACTTGAATTTGAAGTCAACACTCAGGGTGCTTTACAACCTTTTCACCAACTACAAGAACTCAGAATAA
- the LOC141312727 gene encoding beta-parvin-like isoform X1 has translation MAANPSKPSGQPAKMKKDESLLGKLGGTLVRKKKLKEVSDLQEEGKNAINAPLQYGSPELLPEDTLLEENAERTILDPTSREDLNFKDLQKVLIDWINSELEEDRIIVKDLEEDLYDGQVLQKLFEKLSGHKLNVAEVTQSEIGQKQKLQTVLEAVNGVLRPLEWNTEWSVDSIHSKNLVSIVYLLLALAIYYAAPIRLPEHVSVKVIVVKKKEGILQTTHVTKQLTSTTTEMMIGRSERDAFDTLLDHAPDKLNVVKTSLITFVNKHLNKLNLEVTELESQFADGVYLVLLMGLLENYFVPLYNFYLTPESFEQKVHNVSFAFELMQDGGLQKPKARPEDVVNLNLKSTLRVLYNLFTNYKNSE, from the exons TGAGTGACCTTCAGGAAGAGGGTAAGAACGCCATCAACGCCCCCCTCCAGTATGGCAGCCCGGAGCTGCTCCCTGAGGACACGTTGCTTG AGGAAAATGCAGAGAGGACCATTCTAGACCCCACGTCCAGAGAAGACCTCAATTTTAAAGACCTCCAGAAG GTTCTCATTGACTGGATCAACAGTGAACTGGAGGAGGACCGAATCATCGTGAAGGATCTTGAGGAAGATCTGTATGATGGACAGGTGCTGCAGAAACTGTTTG AGAAGCTGTCGGGTCATAAGCTTAACGTGGCGGAGGTGACGCAGTCAGAGATCGGACAGAAGCAGAAACTGCAGACGGTTCTAGAAGCTGTTAATGGAGTTCTCAGACCGCTGGAATGGAACACAGAGTGGAGCGTCGACT CAATTCACTCTAAGAACCTGGTTTCCATCGTGTACCTGCTGCTGGCACTGGCCATCTACTACGCGGCTCCCATCCGCTTACCTGAACATGTGTCCGTCAAGGTGATTGTGGTCAAG AAAAAAGAGGGAATCCTGCAGACAACTCATGTGACCAAACAACTCACAAGTACCACAACAGA AATGATGATTGGAAGATCAG AGCGTGATGCTTTTGACACATTACTGGATCACGCACCTGACAAACTGAATGTTGTGAAAACG tcgctgATCACATTTGTGAATAAACACTTGAACAAACTGAACCTGGAGGTGACAGAGCTGGAATCACAG tttgcAGATGGTGTTTATCTGGTgttgctgatgggattgttgGAAAATTACTTTGTGCCGCTGTACAATTTCTACCTCACGCCAGAAAGCTTTGAACAGAAG GTGCATAATGTCTCATTTGCTTTTGAGCTCATGCAAGATGGTGGATTACAGAAGCCCAAAGCGCGACCAGAAG ATGTGGTGAACTTGAATTTGAAGTCAACACTCAGGGTGCTTTACAACCTTTTCACCAACTACAAGAACTCAGAATAA